From the Magnetococcales bacterium genome, one window contains:
- a CDS encoding DUF2283 domain-containing protein, with translation MKVTYDPEVDVMRILFNDHHIEESDEAKPGVILDYDQAGNLVGMEILQASTRMDNPRAVEYAVVG, from the coding sequence ATGAAAGTCACCTATGACCCGGAGGTGGATGTCATGCGCATCCTCTTCAATGATCACCACATCGAAGAAAGTGATGAAGCAAAACCCGGTGTCATTCTGGACTATGACCAGGCAGGAAATCTGGTGGGGATGGAGATTCTGCAAGCCAGCACGCGCATGGACAACCCCCGTGCCGTGGAATATGCCGTGGTCGGGTAA
- a CDS encoding DUF4258 domain-containing protein, with the protein MHHRFSQHALEEMAQRSINKDVVEAILSEPQQIVPERAGLVAYQSIVDFEDKGVFLVRVIINPMTDPEVVVTVYRTSKINKYWRTP; encoded by the coding sequence TTGCACCACCGATTTTCTCAACACGCCTTGGAGGAGATGGCCCAACGTAGCATCAACAAAGATGTTGTCGAGGCCATTCTGTCTGAACCGCAGCAAATCGTTCCGGAAAGAGCAGGCTTGGTTGCTTATCAATCGATTGTTGATTTTGAAGATAAAGGTGTATTTCTGGTCAGAGTGATCATCAATCCGATGACAGATCCTGAAGTGGTTGTCACTGTTTATCGTACCAGCAAAATCAACAAATATTGGAGAACACCATGA
- a CDS encoding tryptophan synthase subunit alpha yields the protein MTASPLEATLRAALNKRREAGTAQPVLLMSHLVLGYPSLEENRRVIAAMVAAGVDIMELQIPFSEPMADGPVIARANQEALERGFKVSDGLRFMKEIVRDFAIPFLGMTYCNILFARGVDRFMEETAAAGLQGLIIPDLPLEEATEAMAAATTRKMDWIQLFTPMTTDARLEELGKPASGFAYCVARKGVTGQETDFGRSLGGFLQRCRRVTSVPLAVGFGVKGPEDVAALAGIAEIAVVGSAAIDIHDRKGAEAVGEFFRGLRS from the coding sequence ATGACCGCCTCTCCTCTGGAAGCAACCCTGCGCGCCGCACTGAACAAGCGTCGTGAAGCCGGTACGGCGCAACCGGTGCTGCTCATGTCCCATCTGGTTCTGGGTTATCCCTCTCTGGAGGAGAACCGGCGCGTCATCGCCGCCATGGTGGCGGCGGGAGTCGATATCATGGAGCTGCAAATTCCCTTTTCCGAACCCATGGCCGATGGTCCGGTCATTGCCCGGGCCAATCAGGAAGCGTTGGAGCGGGGTTTCAAGGTGAGCGACGGTTTGCGTTTCATGAAGGAGATCGTCCGGGATTTTGCGATTCCCTTTTTAGGCATGACCTATTGCAACATCCTTTTCGCCCGCGGGGTGGATCGGTTCATGGAGGAGACGGCGGCGGCGGGATTGCAGGGTTTGATCATTCCCGACCTGCCGCTGGAGGAGGCCACCGAGGCCATGGCGGCGGCCACCACCCGAAAGATGGACTGGATCCAGCTTTTCACCCCCATGACCACCGATGCCCGTCTGGAGGAGTTGGGGAAACCGGCCAGCGGCTTTGCCTACTGCGTGGCCCGCAAAGGGGTCACGGGGCAGGAGACCGATTTCGGGCGCAGCCTGGGAGGGTTTTTGCAGCGCTGCCGCCGGGTGACTTCGGTACCGCTGGCGGTGGGGTTCGGGGTCAAGGGGCCGGAGGATGTCGCCGCCCTGGCCGGTATTGCCGAAATCGCCGTGGTGGGTTCCGCCGCCATCGATATTCACGATCGGAAAGGGGCGGAGGCGGTGGGAGAGTTCTTCAGGGGCCTGCGGAGTTGA
- the trpB gene encoding tryptophan synthase subunit beta: MKAGYFGPFGGAFIPEILHETIRQLAVAFREAKEDPQFWADYLHLMENYAGRPTPLTFAENLSRDFGRRLYIKREDLNQTGAHKANNVMGQGLLVKRMGKRRVIAETGAGQHGMATATMAARLGLECVIYMGAKDVARQRPNVFWMERLGARVVSVTSGSQTLKDAINEAMRDWVGSMEDTHYVLGTACGCHPFPEMVSWFQSVIGREAREQILRQEGRLPDRVYACVGGGSNALGIFQGFLNDTVELIGVEAGGKGLESGLHAARLASTEGRIGTAQGYRTYFLQDEDGQMRETHSVAAGLDYVGVSPILAHLKENGRIRFEAATDSEVVEALQRLMRREGIIPALESSHALAAAFREMPGLPAGGLVIVNLSGRGDKDIFTIADALEDRPWRAFIQEKAAQYAALDKES, from the coding sequence ATGAAAGCTGGCTATTTCGGTCCCTTCGGCGGGGCCTTCATCCCGGAAATTCTGCATGAAACCATCCGGCAACTGGCGGTTGCCTTCCGGGAGGCCAAGGAAGATCCCCAATTCTGGGCCGACTATCTGCACCTGATGGAAAACTACGCCGGTCGCCCCACGCCCCTGACCTTCGCGGAGAACCTTTCCCGGGATTTCGGGCGGCGTCTCTACATCAAGCGGGAGGATCTCAACCAGACCGGGGCTCACAAGGCCAATAATGTCATGGGACAGGGCTTGCTGGTCAAGCGCATGGGCAAACGGCGGGTCATCGCCGAAACCGGCGCCGGGCAGCACGGCATGGCCACCGCCACCATGGCGGCGCGGCTGGGTTTGGAGTGCGTCATCTACATGGGCGCCAAGGATGTGGCCCGGCAACGGCCCAACGTCTTCTGGATGGAGCGGCTCGGCGCCCGGGTGGTTTCCGTCACCTCCGGCTCCCAGACCCTCAAGGACGCCATCAACGAGGCCATGCGCGACTGGGTTGGCAGCATGGAGGATACCCATTACGTGCTGGGCACCGCCTGCGGCTGCCATCCCTTTCCGGAGATGGTCTCCTGGTTTCAGTCCGTCATCGGTCGGGAGGCCCGGGAGCAGATTCTGCGTCAGGAGGGACGTCTGCCCGATCGGGTCTATGCCTGCGTGGGTGGCGGTTCCAACGCCCTGGGCATCTTTCAGGGCTTTCTCAACGACACGGTGGAGCTGATCGGCGTCGAAGCGGGTGGCAAGGGATTGGAGAGCGGGCTGCACGCCGCCCGGCTGGCATCCACCGAAGGCCGTATCGGCACCGCTCAGGGCTATCGCACCTATTTTCTGCAGGACGAGGACGGCCAGATGCGGGAGACCCACTCCGTGGCCGCCGGGCTCGATTATGTGGGGGTTTCCCCCATTCTGGCCCATCTGAAGGAGAACGGTCGCATCCGGTTCGAAGCCGCCACCGACAGCGAAGTGGTTGAAGCCCTGCAACGGCTGATGCGGCGGGAGGGTATCATTCCCGCGCTGGAGTCGAGCCACGCCCTGGCCGCCGCCTTCCGGGAGATGCCCGGTTTGCCTGCCGGTGGATTGGTGATCGTCAATCTTTCCGGACGGGGCGACAAGGACATCTTCACCATCGCCGACGCCCTGGAGGATCGACCCTGGCGGGCCTTCATCCAGGAAAAAGCCGCCCAGTACGCCGCCCTCGACAAGGAGTCCTGA